The proteins below come from a single Ochotona princeps isolate mOchPri1 chromosome 6, mOchPri1.hap1, whole genome shotgun sequence genomic window:
- the SNX22 gene encoding sorting nexin-22 isoform X2 encodes MLQVHIPSVGPEAEGPRQSPEKAHMVFRVEVLWRGRRHIVLRRYSEFHALHKRIKKLYRVPDFPSKRLPNWRTRGLEQRRQGLEAYIQGVLYLNQEVPKDLLEFLRLRHFPTDPKAGSWGTLGEFLPGDSSSQLHHRPVVSFQRDPYVCAPSPAPLADVVVSGVLQGLYGFSISSASTLPEAAAAALPPTP; translated from the exons ATGCTGCAGGTTCACATCCCGTCGGTGGGGCCCGAGGCCGAGGGGCCACGGCAGAGCCCCGAAAAAGCCCACATG GTGTTCCGAGTGGAGGTACTGTGGCGCGGGCGCAGGCACATCGTGCTTCGGCGCTACAGCGAGTTCCACGCGTTGCACAAGCGG ATCAAGAAACTGTACAGAGTGCCCGACTTTCCCTCCAAACGGCTGCCCAACTGGAGGACCCGAGGCCTGGAACAGCGCCGGCAGGGCCTGGAAGCCTACATCCAG GGCGTCTTGTATCTGAACCAGGAGGTGCCCAAGGACTTACTGGAGTTCCTGAGGCTTCGGCACTTCCCCACGGACCCCAAGGCTGGCAGCTGGGG CACTCTGGGGGAGTTCCTGCCTGGAGACAGCAG CTCACAGCTGCACCACCGGCCTGTTGTCAGCTTCCAGAGGGACCCCTATGTCTGTGCTCCTTCCCCAG CACCTCTGGCTGACGTCGTGGTGAGTGGAGTTCTCCAGGGACTCTACGGCTTCAGCATCAGCTCTGCCTCAACCCTgcctgaagctgctgctgctgctctgccgcCCACGCCTTGA
- the SNX22 gene encoding sorting nexin-22 isoform X1: MLQVHIPSVGPEAEGPRQSPEKAHMVFRVEVLWRGRRHIVLRRYSEFHALHKRIKKLYRVPDFPSKRLPNWRTRGLEQRRQGLEAYIQGVLYLNQEVPKDLLEFLRLRHFPTDPKAGSWGTLGEFLPGDSSSQLHHRPVVSFQRDPYVCAPSPAAPLADVVVSGVLQGLYGFSISSASTLPEAAAAALPPTP, from the exons ATGCTGCAGGTTCACATCCCGTCGGTGGGGCCCGAGGCCGAGGGGCCACGGCAGAGCCCCGAAAAAGCCCACATG GTGTTCCGAGTGGAGGTACTGTGGCGCGGGCGCAGGCACATCGTGCTTCGGCGCTACAGCGAGTTCCACGCGTTGCACAAGCGG ATCAAGAAACTGTACAGAGTGCCCGACTTTCCCTCCAAACGGCTGCCCAACTGGAGGACCCGAGGCCTGGAACAGCGCCGGCAGGGCCTGGAAGCCTACATCCAG GGCGTCTTGTATCTGAACCAGGAGGTGCCCAAGGACTTACTGGAGTTCCTGAGGCTTCGGCACTTCCCCACGGACCCCAAGGCTGGCAGCTGGGG CACTCTGGGGGAGTTCCTGCCTGGAGACAGCAG CTCACAGCTGCACCACCGGCCTGTTGTCAGCTTCCAGAGGGACCCCTATGTCTGTGCTCCTTCCCCAG CAGCACCTCTGGCTGACGTCGTGGTGAGTGGAGTTCTCCAGGGACTCTACGGCTTCAGCATCAGCTCTGCCTCAACCCTgcctgaagctgctgctgctgctctgccgcCCACGCCTTGA
- the SNX22 gene encoding sorting nexin-22 isoform X3, translating to MLQVHIPSVGPEAEGPRQSPEKAHMVFRVEVLWRGRRHIVLRRYSEFHALHKRIKKLYRVPDFPSKRLPNWRTRGLEQRRQGLEAYIQGVLYLNQEVPKDLLEFLRLRHFPTDPKAGSWGSQLHHRPVVSFQRDPYVCAPSPAAPLADVVVSGVLQGLYGFSISSASTLPEAAAAALPPTP from the exons ATGCTGCAGGTTCACATCCCGTCGGTGGGGCCCGAGGCCGAGGGGCCACGGCAGAGCCCCGAAAAAGCCCACATG GTGTTCCGAGTGGAGGTACTGTGGCGCGGGCGCAGGCACATCGTGCTTCGGCGCTACAGCGAGTTCCACGCGTTGCACAAGCGG ATCAAGAAACTGTACAGAGTGCCCGACTTTCCCTCCAAACGGCTGCCCAACTGGAGGACCCGAGGCCTGGAACAGCGCCGGCAGGGCCTGGAAGCCTACATCCAG GGCGTCTTGTATCTGAACCAGGAGGTGCCCAAGGACTTACTGGAGTTCCTGAGGCTTCGGCACTTCCCCACGGACCCCAAGGCTGGCAGCTGGGG CTCACAGCTGCACCACCGGCCTGTTGTCAGCTTCCAGAGGGACCCCTATGTCTGTGCTCCTTCCCCAG CAGCACCTCTGGCTGACGTCGTGGTGAGTGGAGTTCTCCAGGGACTCTACGGCTTCAGCATCAGCTCTGCCTCAACCCTgcctgaagctgctgctgctgctctgccgcCCACGCCTTGA
- the SNX22 gene encoding sorting nexin-22 isoform X4, which translates to MLQVHIPSVGPEAEGPRQSPEKAHMVFRVEVLWRGRRHIVLRRYSEFHALHKRIKKLYRVPDFPSKRLPNWRTRGLEQRRQGLEAYIQGVLYLNQEVPKDLLEFLRLRHFPTDPKAGSWGSQLHHRPVVSFQRDPYVCAPSPAPLADVVVSGVLQGLYGFSISSASTLPEAAAAALPPTP; encoded by the exons ATGCTGCAGGTTCACATCCCGTCGGTGGGGCCCGAGGCCGAGGGGCCACGGCAGAGCCCCGAAAAAGCCCACATG GTGTTCCGAGTGGAGGTACTGTGGCGCGGGCGCAGGCACATCGTGCTTCGGCGCTACAGCGAGTTCCACGCGTTGCACAAGCGG ATCAAGAAACTGTACAGAGTGCCCGACTTTCCCTCCAAACGGCTGCCCAACTGGAGGACCCGAGGCCTGGAACAGCGCCGGCAGGGCCTGGAAGCCTACATCCAG GGCGTCTTGTATCTGAACCAGGAGGTGCCCAAGGACTTACTGGAGTTCCTGAGGCTTCGGCACTTCCCCACGGACCCCAAGGCTGGCAGCTGGGG CTCACAGCTGCACCACCGGCCTGTTGTCAGCTTCCAGAGGGACCCCTATGTCTGTGCTCCTTCCCCAG CACCTCTGGCTGACGTCGTGGTGAGTGGAGTTCTCCAGGGACTCTACGGCTTCAGCATCAGCTCTGCCTCAACCCTgcctgaagctgctgctgctgctctgccgcCCACGCCTTGA